The region CCTTTCCAAGAGGTACCCTGTCGTGTGAGGCAAAGCTGGGCCATCTCTTCTTCTGTCGAGTGAATTCCGTAGAAGTTCAGCAATGTTGCTCCAGCGGCTGCCGTGCAAGTTTGATCAGTCGTTTGGTAACAGATCCCCCGTTCGTCCCAGTTCATCTGACATTTGGGGGCATCGCCTATCAGGGGATAAACCAGGGCCCAGACTCCAGCTCCAAATAATGCCGACATAGGAATTGCCCGTCGCCAGCCTTGTTCGCGGAGTCGATTCGATGCCACGGCCGCCAAACATAATGCAGCAAGTGGGTAGATGTTGCTTAGGATGATCAGGTTCGAGAACGGCAGCAGTTCGGTAAGAAAGAGACTCTCCCAAACGAACGCCGTGTATAGCCCGACGATCAGGATGGTCATCAGAGCGAAGCGATTCAAACCTTGGACGGTCCAGTCCTTCGTCCACGCTCGCGTGGCGAAGAAGCCACCTAAGCTAATAAAACCAACAATTAAGTAGCCCGCGATCACATCCTGCATACGAGCCTCCTTTTCTAGCAGCGAATCTTGCCGCTCTGGAGTTAGTTCGGGATGTTCGATGGTGGGGCCGCCATCGAGGTGTTTGCTTTAATGATGAGGTAATGACAATAGTATCGTTAACTTAGCGTTAAGGATATAGACATATCCGTCGGTTTACCGTGACAATACGGGGTTAGGCCCAGTTTGGGTCGTCAGAATGCCAGAAAAAGCAGCCCGATCGTAGGGCTGCTTGAGCTGACAAGTCGTAAAGCGACAACCGATTTGTCAGTAGCAAGCAGAGTGCCAGAGAGGGGGCGTGCTAGCCGAACGAGAATAGCACGCCAGGCCTAAGGTGTTGTCGCGACAGTGGTTCCGGATCGAACTTACTTCATGCCGGCCATTTGCTGCTCGATCCATTGCTCAAGTTCCTGCCAATCAATCTCTGGCACTTGGCACAAATCTGGGCGAAGTCGAACGGCATCGCGTACATAGACGTGATGTATATCTTCTTGCGACTTTTCCGTGTTCCAGTGCAGCAAAATGCGGACACATCGTGGAAGCGAGCCTGGCACGCTTATCTCGTGCGTGCAGATTAATGGTACGTCCATCCAGCCAATTTGCCGGGCCGCCAGAGCTGGGAACTCGGCATTCAGATCACTCGTAATGGTAAAGATGGCACTTGCGACGTCCTTGGGGTCGATCTGGTTCTGGCGAATCATCAAAGCAAGTAGTTGCCGTGTTGCTTCGAGAATCTCGTCTCGATTGTTATCAGTAACGGTCGTGGCTCCGCGGACACCTCGGCACAACATGGCAACTTAGCCTTCATATAGGAAACGGCAACGAACTTCTGATGGCGAGAACCTGATTTCGCCCTCCGTAAAATACTAGATCGAGGACCGCATTTACAGGGTTGAATGCACCACGAAGAGCCGAATACCCAGAAGACTGCGGAAAACTGACAAGTTCTAAGGTGTTTTGTGTATTGGGTTTGCGACGCGTTTTCATCTTTTCTGAACAAAAACCACGCGGGCCCCTTTGACGGGAAGCCAGGAAGCTATAGGATATACCGTCTCACCTGAAGGGAATGACGCCGACAGGGAGAAGCGAAAGCTTTTGATCTTTGACAATTTGGTAGTGACCTCTGTTTGAGAGCGAAGGTTGGATGTGTTTTTGGAGGCTGCTTGCAGCTGAAGAGAACGATCAACTTTTGAACTCAAGCTAGTTCAATTTTTTTTAAAACTAGTAGCTAGTTCAAACATTTTCGATTGCTAACTTGCTCATACGCTGGTTCACCTCGGTGGACTAGTTAAGCAAATATTTAATTGAAGGGTTTGATCCTGGCTCAGAATGAACGTTGGCGGCATGGATTAGGCATGCAAGTCGAGCGAGAACCAAGAAAGCTTGCTTTCGAGGGGACAGCGGCGAAAGGGAGAGTAACAGGTAGATACCTACCTCCAGGCTGGGAATAGCGTCGGGAAACTGGCGGTAATGCCCAATAACATCTACGGATCAAAGCTCCGGCGCCTGGAGATGGGTCTGCTCACTATTAGCTAGTTGGTAAGGTAATGGCTTACCAAGGCGACGATGGTTAGCGGGCGTGAGAGCGTGGCCCGTCTCACT is a window of Bremerella sp. TYQ1 DNA encoding:
- a CDS encoding cysteine peptidase family C39 domain-containing protein, whose amino-acid sequence is MQDVIAGYLIVGFISLGGFFATRAWTKDWTVQGLNRFALMTILIVGLYTAFVWESLFLTELLPFSNLIILSNIYPLAALCLAAVASNRLREQGWRRAIPMSALFGAGVWALVYPLIGDAPKCQMNWDERGICYQTTDQTCTAAAGATLLNFYGIHSTEEEMAQLCLTRQGTSWKGFYRGLKLKTKDTRFDVRMDYLTPDELARANRPVVLRVGKRDWFGSGNAAGLPDGWKPGEIHSVVCLGRIRGYYVIADPNPDIGIEFWSEDELNRVWDGHSAMLVSNFEGPPFKSFPKTEERIRKLALR
- the aroH gene encoding chorismate mutase → MLCRGVRGATTVTDNNRDEILEATRQLLALMIRQNQIDPKDVASAIFTITSDLNAEFPALAARQIGWMDVPLICTHEISVPGSLPRCVRILLHWNTEKSQEDIHHVYVRDAVRLRPDLCQVPEIDWQELEQWIEQQMAGMK